The Deltaproteobacteria bacterium sequence GCTTGCCAGCCAAGTCTTGCGGGGAAGAAATACCGCAGTTGACGTTCTTGTACATCTGCGACTGGCTGAACAGTCGGCGCGGAAACACCGGCACGGCGTGCACCGGCATACCTTGATCGATGGCGATGCAGTAGGACGAGAACGACAACTCCGCGGCGTCGAACTCGAAGTGCTGCAAGAACCGTTCATGGCGACCTTGCTGCGGATCGCACTCGATATATCCAATGTCGAGGTCGGGGTGCTGAATGCAACCTTCGAGCAAAGGCGCGTGCCGGTCATAGGAACCGAGAGCTAGGGTGATTTTGAGTTTGGTCATGGCCAGATGATTTATCGAACCACCGCTACTTCGTCAATGCATAACCGCGAACGCTACAAATGAAAACGGCCTAAGCACAACAATGCGCTTAGGCCGTTTGAGTTGAATTGCGATTTATAAATTAGGAATCGCGTTGTTTGATCTTTTCGAGCAGTCCTTGCACCGAAGAGCGGGCGATCTCGCGCTCGAACTGAGCGCGGAAGTTGCTAATCAAGCTGACATGCTCGATGACCATGTCATAGACGCGCCACTGGCCATTCACTTCGTGCAGCCGATAGTCGATGGCGGTATCGGACTTGCCGCCCACCACCAGCGATTCGACATTGGCGTAGCTACCGTCCCTAGTTTCTTTTTTGAACAAGACCTTCTCATCGCCCGACGCGCGCACGGTGCGGCCGTAAGTAACCAGCAAGCGGTGCGTCAACCCGTCGATGAACTCGCCCTGTTCCGCCGGCGCCAGAGTCTTCCAGTGGGACCCCAAAGAGCGCTTGGTCATCTCGGCGAAGTCGAAGCGGCCATGAATGAGCTTCAACGCTTTTTCGGGCAAACCGGTGCTGCGTAACTCCGCTACCGATGTCCTGACCATGATGGCGACAAACTCGTTGATCGTCGCACTAAGTTGCGCGGTCGCCTCCCCCGCGAAACTTCGCTGGGGCAACAGGGCCAACGACAGCAACATCACTAAAGTGGGTAATTTTCTCATAGTTTATGCGCAGCTCCCGTCAGAAAAGCAGATTATTTACCATAGGTCTCTGCTTAGACGCAAGAAACGTACAAAGGATTCGCCGCCAA is a genomic window containing:
- a CDS encoding ABC transporter substrate-binding protein, with product MRKLPTLVMLLSLALLPQRSFAGEATAQLSATINEFVAIMVRTSVAELRSTGLPEKALKLIHGRFDFAEMTKRSLGSHWKTLAPAEQGEFIDGLTHRLLVTYGRTVRASGDEKVLFKKETRDGSYANVESLVVGGKSDTAIDYRLHEVNGQWRVYDMVIEHVSLISNFRAQFEREIARSSVQGLLEKIKQRDS